A stretch of DNA from Deltaproteobacteria bacterium:
TTGGACGGCGTGGAGCCCTCCCAGGGCAACGCCAAGTCCGGAACCTATCCGGTCGCCCGCAAGCTCTACATGAACACCAAGGGCGCCCCCCAGGGCCTGACCAAGCTCTTTGTCGACTATGTCACCGGGCCGGAGTGCACGGACATCATTGCCAAGGCCGGATACATTCCGCTCAAGTAAGGAAATGGGCCAAGCTGTGTCCTGTCGGCGGTCCGTTCTGCGTCGGCAGCTTTTCGCGGATCGTGCGGCCGGATGGCTGTCCCGGGGGGCCGGTTTCGTCTCCCTGGGCACCCTGGCCGCCATTTTTGCTTTTCTGGTTGTGCTGAGTCTGCCGCTGTTCACCCAGGGACAGTGGACGGATATTTTGTCCGTGACGTGGCGGCCGCACGAGGGGCAATTTGGAATTCTGGCCATGATCGCCGGGTCTCTGGCCTTGAGCGTCTCGGCCTTTGTCCTGGCCTATCCGCTGGGGATCGGCGTCTGTCTCTTTGTCTGTGGGCCATGGGGCCGGGGGCTACGGCGCGTGGTCCTGACCGTGGTGACGTTCATGACGGCCATTCCCACCGTGGTCTACGGGTTTGTGTCCGTGTTCCTGCTTGTGCCCCTCCTGGCCAAGGGGCTGGGCAGCCGGGGCCCTTCGCTGCTGGCCGCAATCCTGACCCTGGCCCTGCTCGTGCTGCCGACCATCGTTCTTTTCGCGCTGGAAGCCCTGCGCGAAGCCGAGACACGAACCCGCCTGACCAGCGCCAGCCTTGGCCTGTCGCCGGTCCAGTCCCTGCTCCTGGTGGTCTTGCCGAACTGCGCCCCGGCCCTGCGCACGGCGGCGGTCATGGGCTATTGCCGCGCCCTGAGCGACACCCTCATCCCCCTCATGCTGGCCGGAAACGCGCCGCAATTTCCCGATTCCCTTTTTGATTCCGTGCGT
This window harbors:
- a CDS encoding ABC transporter permease subunit, with protein sequence MGQAVSCRRSVLRRQLFADRAAGWLSRGAGFVSLGTLAAIFAFLVVLSLPLFTQGQWTDILSVTWRPHEGQFGILAMIAGSLALSVSAFVLAYPLGIGVCLFVCGPWGRGLRRVVLTVVTFMTAIPTVVYGFVSVFLLVPLLAKGLGSRGPSLLAAILTLALLVLPTIVLFALEALREAETRTRLTSASLGLSPVQSLLLVVLPNCAPALRTAAVMGYCRALSDTLIPLMLAGNAPQFPDSLFDSVRALTAHIALVVATDDSSPAFHSLFACGLILFGVSLAAQMVIRVGGKAGKPLGNR